From a single Photobacterium gaetbulicola Gung47 genomic region:
- a CDS encoding putative OmpA family protein (COG2885) has protein sequence MDLSNRAISSKWMRNLVFATATAVVATGCSTTNPYTGEQQTAKATSGSIIGAVAGAAIGAASSSKSDRGKGALIGAASGAALGGGIGYYMDVQEAELRKQLQSTGISVTRDGDNIILNMPNTITFGVDDTALSGQAKNALQSVALVAKEYDETMLNVYGFTDSTGAASYNLRLSQVRASEVSNELMRGGVASNRIVTKGMGESHPIASNDNEQGRAQNRRVEIVLSPQG, from the coding sequence ATGGATTTGTCTAATCGCGCTATATCTAGCAAATGGATGCGTAACCTGGTGTTTGCTACGGCAACGGCTGTGGTTGCGACAGGTTGTTCAACAACTAACCCTTACACTGGCGAACAGCAAACGGCGAAAGCGACCAGTGGCTCAATTATCGGTGCGGTGGCGGGTGCTGCTATCGGTGCTGCGTCTTCAAGCAAGAGTGATCGTGGCAAGGGTGCCTTGATTGGTGCAGCTTCTGGTGCGGCACTGGGTGGTGGTATCGGCTACTACATGGATGTACAGGAAGCTGAGCTGCGTAAGCAGTTGCAATCCACCGGGATCAGCGTAACCCGTGATGGTGACAATATTATCCTCAATATGCCGAACACCATTACCTTCGGTGTTGATGATACAGCATTGAGCGGTCAGGCTAAGAATGCACTGCAAAGCGTCGCGTTGGTTGCCAAAGAGTATGACGAAACCATGCTTAACGTATACGGCTTTACCGACAGTACAGGTGCGGCGTCTTATAACCTACGTCTGTCACAGGTGCGTGCCAGCGAAGTAAGCAATGAGCTGATGCGTGGTGGTGTTGCCAGCAACCGTATTGTGACTAAAGGTATGGGTGAGTCACACCCGATTGCTTCTAACGATAACGAGCAGGGGCGTGCCCAGAACCGCCGGGTAGAGATCGTACTTTCGCCACAAGGTTAA
- a CDS encoding hypothetical protein (COG0425): MTAIFDNPTHSLEAEGLRCPEPVMMVRKTVRKMAEGDTLLVTADDPSTTRDIPSFCRFMDHTLVAAETDSLPYRYLIRKGTN; encoded by the coding sequence ATGACCGCTATTTTTGACAACCCCACCCACAGTTTGGAAGCTGAAGGACTCCGCTGCCCTGAGCCTGTGATGATGGTGCGTAAAACCGTAAGGAAAATGGCCGAAGGCGATACCCTGCTCGTCACTGCCGATGACCCTTCAACTACTAGGGATATTCCAAGCTTTTGCCGTTTCATGGATCACACCTTGGTTGCGGCAGAAACCGACAGCCTGCCTTACCGTTACTTGATAAGAAAAGGCACTAACTAA
- a CDS encoding hypothetical protein (COG2119), which translates to MRLPVVFYCIPRPKEHVVSVLAISITSVALAEIGDKTQLLSLLLASRYRKPIPIILAIFFATIANHALAAWLGVVVADYLTPEMLKWVLVVSFVAMAGWILIPDKLDDDEQISNRGPFVASFIAFFIAEIGDKTQVATTMLGAKYSDALMWVVLGTTIGMLLANVPVVLIGKLSAERMPLSLIRKITAALFFGLALAAAFGM; encoded by the coding sequence GTGCGTTTACCTGTGGTTTTTTACTGTATTCCTCGCCCCAAAGAGCATGTCGTGAGTGTTTTAGCTATCTCTATTACGTCGGTTGCCTTGGCAGAAATTGGCGATAAAACGCAACTGTTATCCCTGCTGCTTGCAAGTCGTTACCGCAAACCTATTCCTATTATTCTGGCGATCTTCTTCGCCACCATTGCCAACCATGCATTGGCAGCTTGGCTTGGAGTAGTGGTTGCTGACTACTTAACGCCAGAAATGCTCAAGTGGGTGTTGGTGGTGAGCTTTGTTGCTATGGCGGGGTGGATTTTGATCCCTGACAAGCTTGATGATGACGAACAGATCTCCAACCGCGGGCCGTTTGTCGCCAGCTTTATTGCCTTCTTCATTGCCGAGATCGGTGACAAGACCCAAGTCGCTACTACCATGCTTGGAGCTAAATACAGTGATGCGCTAATGTGGGTAGTACTGGGTACCACTATTGGTATGTTGCTGGCCAATGTGCCCGTGGTCTTGATTGGTAAATTGTCAGCCGAGCGTATGCCGCTGAGTTTGATCCGTAAAATCACTGCGGCGTTGTTCTTTGGCCTGGCTCTTGCCGCCGCGTTTGGCATGTAA
- a CDS encoding NADH dehydrogenase subunit II-like protein: protein MNRFLAISPQSQFWLFNFALALNILGMVLTDMWLPMVVGAIVTTYLSVDALVRLRYVLPMKKEIRDLRHELDKANRQLRDSYRNED from the coding sequence ATGAACCGTTTTCTTGCAATATCGCCCCAGAGTCAATTCTGGTTATTCAACTTTGCGTTGGCGCTGAATATTCTCGGTATGGTGCTGACGGACATGTGGTTGCCGATGGTGGTCGGTGCTATTGTGACGACGTACCTATCGGTCGATGCCTTGGTTCGCTTGCGTTATGTCCTGCCGATGAAGAAGGAAATCCGCGACCTGCGCCACGAACTCGATAAAGCCAACCGCCAATTGCGGGATTCGTACCGTAATGAGGATTAG
- a CDS encoding 3-ketoacyl-CoA thiolase (COG0183): MNNVVIVDCIRTPMGRSKGGAFRHVRAEDLSAHLMKGLLARNPQVDPSSIEDIYWGCVQQTLEQGFNVGRNAALLAGIPHTVGATTVNRLCGSSMQALHDAARAIMVGDADTCLIGGVEHMGHVPMNHGVDFHPGLSKSVAKAAGMMGLTAEMLGRMHGISREMQDAFAARSHQRAHAATIEGRFTNEIYPTEGHDADGRLTLLSHDEVIRPETTAESLSALRPVFDPANGTVTAGSSSALSDGASAMLVMSEDKAKALGLTIRARVKAMAIAGCDPSIMGYGPVPASQKALKRAGLSIEDIGMVELNEAFAAQSLPCAKDLGLLDVVEEKVNLNGGAIALGHPLGCSGSRISTTLINLMEHHDVQFGLATMCIGLGQGIATVFERVE, from the coding sequence ATGAATAACGTTGTAATCGTTGATTGTATCCGTACCCCGATGGGACGCTCGAAAGGCGGGGCCTTCCGCCATGTCCGCGCCGAAGACTTGTCGGCCCACCTGATGAAGGGACTGCTGGCACGCAATCCACAGGTTGATCCGAGCAGCATTGAAGACATCTACTGGGGCTGTGTCCAGCAGACACTGGAGCAAGGCTTTAATGTCGGCCGCAATGCGGCCCTGTTAGCGGGGATCCCCCACACAGTGGGCGCGACAACCGTCAATCGCCTGTGTGGCTCATCGATGCAGGCACTGCATGATGCCGCCCGCGCGATTATGGTCGGTGATGCCGATACCTGCCTGATCGGTGGTGTCGAGCATATGGGCCACGTACCAATGAACCACGGGGTCGACTTCCACCCGGGGCTATCAAAGTCTGTCGCCAAAGCAGCAGGCATGATGGGATTAACCGCTGAAATGCTGGGCCGTATGCATGGTATCAGCCGGGAAATGCAGGACGCCTTTGCCGCCCGCTCCCACCAGCGCGCCCATGCCGCGACTATTGAAGGCCGGTTTACCAACGAGATCTACCCTACCGAGGGGCATGATGCAGATGGTCGTTTGACCCTACTTAGCCATGATGAGGTGATTCGTCCTGAAACAACCGCAGAGTCACTTTCTGCACTACGCCCGGTGTTCGATCCGGCTAACGGTACCGTTACCGCAGGATCGTCTTCCGCCCTGTCGGATGGCGCATCAGCCATGCTGGTGATGAGCGAAGACAAAGCCAAGGCACTCGGTCTGACTATCCGTGCCCGGGTAAAAGCCATGGCGATTGCCGGTTGCGATCCCTCTATCATGGGTTATGGACCGGTACCGGCCAGTCAGAAGGCTCTGAAACGTGCCGGCCTATCTATCGAAGATATCGGCATGGTCGAGCTCAACGAAGCCTTTGCCGCCCAATCACTCCCTTGCGCCAAAGATCTCGGCTTGCTGGATGTGGTAGAAGAAAAGGTCAACCTCAATGGCGGAGCCATCGCGCTCGGTCACCCACTAGGCTGCTCAGGTTCACGTATCTCCACCACCTTGATCAACCTGATGGAGCACCATGATGTCCAATTCGGTCTGGCAACAATGTGTATTGGCTTAGGCCAAGGTATTGCCACGGTTTTCGAGCGGGTTGAGTAG
- a CDS encoding zinc-binding alcohol dehydrogenase (COG0604), translating to MFKALVLNQEEKKTIATIEQLDDSHLPEGDVLIDVDYSSLNYKDGLAITGKGKIIRNFPMVPGIDLAGTVVSSEDARYQAGDKVVLTGWGVGENHWGGMAQRARLKADWLVPLPTGFDSKKAMMVGTAGFTAMLCVQALLDAGIKPEAGEILVTGASGGVGSVAVTLLAQLGYKVTAVTGRVEQNGPLLEKLGASRIIDRSEFEEPARPLEKQVWAGAVDTVGSKVLAKVLAQMDYNSAVAACGLAGGFDLPTTVMPFILRNVRLQGVDSVMCPTDKRIAAWEKLVELLPESFYEQACTEVELDAAPKYAEDITNGQVTGRVVIKL from the coding sequence ATGTTTAAGGCACTGGTTCTAAACCAAGAAGAGAAAAAAACAATTGCGACCATCGAACAATTGGACGATAGCCACCTTCCTGAAGGCGATGTTCTGATTGATGTCGATTACTCTTCCCTGAACTACAAAGACGGCTTGGCCATCACAGGCAAAGGTAAGATCATCCGTAACTTCCCAATGGTACCGGGTATCGATCTAGCCGGTACGGTCGTTAGCTCTGAGGATGCACGCTACCAGGCGGGTGACAAAGTCGTGCTAACTGGCTGGGGAGTCGGTGAAAACCACTGGGGTGGTATGGCACAACGTGCACGCCTGAAAGCCGATTGGCTGGTGCCGCTACCAACAGGTTTTGATAGCAAGAAAGCCATGATGGTAGGTACTGCCGGTTTTACCGCAATGCTATGTGTACAAGCATTACTTGATGCCGGTATCAAACCAGAAGCTGGCGAAATATTAGTCACCGGAGCCAGTGGTGGTGTCGGCTCTGTTGCCGTTACCCTTCTGGCCCAGCTTGGCTACAAAGTGACAGCTGTTACTGGCCGTGTAGAGCAAAATGGTCCACTGCTAGAGAAGCTTGGTGCGAGTCGTATTATCGACCGTAGTGAATTCGAAGAGCCGGCACGTCCACTAGAGAAGCAAGTGTGGGCAGGTGCTGTCGATACCGTCGGTAGCAAGGTACTGGCAAAAGTACTGGCGCAAATGGACTACAACAGCGCTGTTGCCGCTTGTGGTTTGGCTGGCGGTTTTGATTTGCCGACAACGGTTATGCCATTCATCCTACGTAACGTCCGCCTGCAGGGTGTCGACTCGGTGATGTGCCCAACGGACAAGCGTATCGCCGCTTGGGAAAAACTGGTCGAGCTATTACCTGAAAGCTTCTATGAGCAAGCGTGCACCGAGGTTGAACTAGATGCCGCACCTAAGTACGCGGAAGACATTACCAACGGCCAAGTAACCGGCCGAGTCGTGATCAAGCTATAG
- a CDS encoding glycyl-tRNA synthetase subunit alpha (COG0752) — MQKYDIKTFQGMILALQDYWGQQGCTIVQPLDMEVGAGTSHPMTCLRALGPEPIAAAYVQPSRRPTDGRYGENPNRLQHYYQFQVIIKPSPDNIQELYLGSLEALGIDTQVHDIRFVEDNWENPTLGAWGLGWEVWLNGMEVTQFTYFQQVGGLECKPVTGEITYGIERLAMYIQGVDSVYDLVWTDGPLGKVTYGDIFHQNEVEQSTYNFEYADVDFLFTFFDQCEKECQELLALEKPLPLPAYERILKAGHAFNLLDARKAVSVTERQRYILRIRNLTKQVAEAYYASREALGFPMCKKDK, encoded by the coding sequence ATGCAGAAATACGATATTAAAACCTTTCAGGGCATGATCCTCGCGCTGCAGGATTACTGGGGCCAACAGGGTTGTACTATTGTGCAACCTCTGGACATGGAAGTAGGTGCAGGTACCTCTCACCCGATGACATGTCTTCGTGCTCTGGGTCCAGAACCTATTGCAGCAGCGTATGTGCAACCATCACGTCGTCCTACCGACGGCCGCTACGGCGAGAACCCGAACCGCCTTCAGCACTACTACCAGTTCCAGGTGATCATCAAGCCATCACCGGACAATATTCAGGAGCTATACCTAGGCTCGCTGGAAGCTCTTGGCATCGATACCCAAGTCCACGACATCCGCTTCGTAGAAGATAACTGGGAAAACCCAACCTTGGGTGCCTGGGGTCTAGGCTGGGAAGTATGGCTAAACGGTATGGAAGTTACTCAGTTCACTTACTTCCAGCAGGTTGGTGGTCTTGAATGTAAGCCAGTAACCGGTGAAATCACATACGGTATCGAACGTCTGGCGATGTACATCCAGGGTGTTGATTCCGTATACGACCTAGTATGGACAGACGGTCCGCTAGGCAAAGTGACATACGGTGATATCTTCCACCAAAACGAAGTTGAACAGTCAACTTACAACTTCGAATACGCAGACGTTGATTTCCTATTCACATTCTTCGACCAGTGCGAAAAGGAATGTCAGGAGCTACTAGCACTAGAGAAACCACTTCCTCTACCTGCTTACGAACGTATTCTAAAAGCAGGCCATGCATTCAACCTTCTTGATGCACGCAAAGCCGTTTCTGTTACAGAGCGTCAGCGCTACATCCTGCGCATCCGTAACCTAACCAAGCAAGTGGCTGAAGCCTACTACGCTTCCCGTGAAGCTCTTGGCTTCCCAATGTGCAAAAAAGACAAGTAA
- a CDS encoding glycyl-tRNA synthetase subunit beta (COG0751) — translation MAEHNFLIELGTEELPPTALRTLAEAFAANFEAELKAADLPHQGVKWFASPRRLALKVAGLAENQPDKVVEKRGPAISVAFDADGNPTKAAQGWARGNGITVEQADRLVTDKGEWLLFKQEVKGQAADALLCDMAANALAKLPIPKPMRWGDTDTQFIRPVKTLTMLLGDKLIPGTILGVESARTIRGHRFMGEAEFTIDNADQYPAILEERGKVMADYEARKAIILADAQKAAEAVGGKADLEDELVEEVTSLVEWPVVLTASFEEDFLNVPSEALVYTMKGDQKYFPVYDADGNLVPKFIFVTNIISKDPQQIIEGNEKVVRPRLADAEFFFNTDRKRPLIDRLPELETAIFQKQLGTIKDKTDRITELAGYIAEKIDADVTNAKRAGLLAKCDLMTSMVFEFTDTQGVMGMHYARHDGEAEEVALALNEQYMPRFAGDELPSTGVSASVAMADKLDTLVGIFGIGQAPKGSDPFALRRAALGVLRIIVEKGYNLDLVDLIAKAQSLFGDKLTNANVADEVIDFMLGRFRAWYQDEGHSVDVIQAVLALRPTQPADFDKRVKAVTHFRSLDAAESLAAANKRVGNILAKFDGELASGVDSSLLVEDAEKALAADIASTLEQLAPVFAEGDYQQALSELANLREPVDAFFDNVMVMADDEKLKVNRLTMLNQLRNEFLKVADISLLQK, via the coding sequence ATGGCTGAACACAATTTCCTTATTGAACTTGGTACCGAAGAGCTACCGCCAACGGCACTGCGCACACTGGCAGAAGCCTTTGCAGCAAACTTCGAAGCTGAGTTGAAAGCAGCAGACCTACCACACCAGGGTGTGAAGTGGTTTGCTTCTCCTCGCCGCCTGGCACTTAAGGTTGCTGGCCTTGCTGAAAACCAGCCTGACAAGGTGGTAGAAAAGCGCGGCCCGGCGATTTCTGTGGCATTCGATGCAGACGGTAACCCAACCAAAGCGGCTCAAGGCTGGGCACGTGGTAATGGCATCACCGTTGAACAAGCTGACCGCCTGGTTACCGACAAAGGCGAATGGCTACTGTTCAAGCAAGAAGTCAAAGGCCAAGCGGCTGATGCACTGCTATGCGATATGGCTGCCAATGCGCTTGCTAAACTGCCAATTCCTAAGCCAATGCGCTGGGGTGACACAGACACTCAGTTTATCCGTCCGGTGAAAACCCTGACCATGCTTCTGGGTGACAAGCTGATCCCGGGTACTATCCTGGGTGTGGAATCTGCACGCACTATTCGTGGCCACCGCTTCATGGGTGAAGCTGAGTTTACTATCGACAATGCCGATCAGTATCCAGCGATCCTGGAAGAGCGCGGTAAGGTAATGGCTGATTACGAAGCACGTAAAGCCATCATCTTGGCTGATGCCCAGAAAGCTGCTGAAGCGGTTGGCGGTAAAGCCGACCTTGAAGACGAGCTGGTTGAAGAAGTGACGTCTCTGGTTGAATGGCCTGTCGTACTGACTGCATCTTTCGAAGAAGACTTCCTGAACGTACCGTCTGAAGCGCTGGTTTACACCATGAAAGGTGACCAGAAATACTTCCCGGTTTACGACGCAGATGGCAACCTAGTGCCTAAGTTCATCTTCGTAACCAACATCATTTCGAAAGATCCTCAACAAATCATCGAAGGTAACGAGAAGGTTGTCCGCCCTCGTCTTGCCGATGCAGAGTTCTTCTTCAACACCGACCGTAAGCGTCCACTGATTGATCGCCTGCCTGAACTAGAAACAGCTATCTTCCAGAAGCAGCTAGGTACGATCAAAGACAAGACTGACCGTATCACTGAACTTGCTGGCTACATTGCCGAAAAGATCGATGCTGATGTGACTAACGCTAAACGCGCTGGCCTACTGGCCAAGTGTGACCTGATGACCTCCATGGTATTCGAATTTACCGATACCCAGGGTGTGATGGGCATGCACTACGCTCGCCATGACGGTGAAGCAGAAGAAGTCGCTCTAGCGCTAAACGAGCAATACATGCCACGCTTTGCCGGTGACGAACTGCCAAGCACAGGCGTGTCAGCGTCTGTTGCGATGGCAGACAAGCTAGATACGCTAGTGGGTATCTTCGGCATTGGCCAGGCACCGAAAGGTTCTGACCCATTTGCCCTGCGCCGTGCAGCGCTAGGTGTTCTACGTATCATCGTTGAGAAAGGCTACAACCTAGATTTGGTTGACCTGATTGCCAAAGCACAATCACTATTCGGCGACAAGCTAACGAACGCCAATGTGGCAGACGAAGTGATCGACTTCATGCTAGGCCGCTTCCGTGCTTGGTACCAAGACGAAGGCCACAGCGTTGACGTTATCCAGGCGGTACTGGCACTACGCCCTACCCAGCCTGCTGATTTCGACAAGCGTGTTAAAGCGGTAACACACTTCCGCTCTCTAGACGCTGCTGAATCACTAGCAGCCGCCAACAAGCGTGTGGGTAACATCCTAGCGAAATTCGATGGTGAACTAGCTTCAGGTGTTGATAGCAGCCTATTGGTTGAAGATGCAGAAAAAGCATTGGCGGCTGATATCGCATCAACGCTAGAACAGCTTGCGCCTGTCTTTGCCGAAGGTGATTACCAGCAGGCACTGTCAGAACTAGCAAACCTTCGTGAGCCAGTTGATGCGTTCTTCGACAACGTGATGGTTATGGCTGATGACGAGAAGCTAAAAGTGAATCGTCTTACCATGCTGAACCAGCTACGTAACGAGTTCCTAAAAGTGGCAGATATTTCGCTACTGCAAAAGTAA
- a CDS encoding LysR family transcriptional regulator (COG0583), which produces MELEDIYRRDLNLLVALRVLIEESSVSKAATRLNLSQSAMSRVLGRLRDLLGDPLFTRQGQHLIPTEKALEFDRALGEPLESLRQLLSPVEFDPRSCDQTFAIATTDYAMQTILPFALPRIYQEAPEVSFEFLPLQHDRLADQLTYEGADLAICRPTGPVEPLRSEILGRVGVLCLLSKHHPLVDKEMSLVDYLAYPHAMIAISDGVKALIEQALVDQPKRKMVLRAYHLEAALAIVDTMPLIITVPADLAYLVAERYDLVVKPLPFAFTPFDYSMIWHPRCEHSPAQEWLRAIVKEECSRLIAKRIDDMGLE; this is translated from the coding sequence GTGGAACTAGAAGACATCTATCGCCGTGATTTGAATTTGCTGGTGGCATTGCGGGTACTGATTGAAGAGAGCAGTGTCAGCAAGGCTGCCACACGCCTGAACCTGAGCCAGTCGGCGATGAGCAGGGTGCTGGGTAGGCTGCGCGACTTGCTTGGCGATCCGTTATTTACTCGCCAGGGCCAGCATTTGATCCCGACCGAAAAGGCGTTGGAGTTTGACCGGGCACTGGGTGAGCCATTGGAATCCCTGCGCCAGTTGCTGTCACCGGTCGAGTTTGATCCGCGAAGCTGCGATCAGACCTTTGCCATCGCTACTACCGATTATGCCATGCAAACCATTTTGCCGTTTGCCCTACCGCGGATTTATCAGGAGGCACCGGAGGTCTCGTTTGAGTTCTTGCCGTTGCAGCATGATAGGTTGGCCGATCAGCTGACTTATGAAGGTGCGGATTTGGCGATCTGCCGTCCGACCGGGCCCGTTGAGCCATTGCGCAGTGAAATTTTGGGAAGAGTCGGTGTGTTATGCCTGCTATCCAAGCATCATCCATTGGTCGATAAAGAGATGAGTTTGGTGGATTACCTGGCTTACCCCCATGCAATGATTGCGATCAGTGACGGGGTCAAGGCGCTGATTGAGCAAGCGCTGGTTGACCAACCCAAACGCAAAATGGTCTTGCGCGCCTATCACCTTGAGGCGGCATTGGCGATAGTCGATACCATGCCGTTGATTATTACCGTCCCTGCGGATTTAGCTTATCTGGTGGCAGAGCGCTACGACTTGGTCGTCAAACCTCTGCCGTTTGCCTTTACGCCGTTTGATTACTCGATGATTTGGCATCCGCGCTGTGAGCACTCACCGGCCCAGGAGTGGCTAAGGGCGATTGTTAAGGAAGAGTGTAGCCGCCTGATCGCCAAACGCATCGATGATATGGGATTGGAATAA